The bacterium DNA window TTTAGATACAGTTTTATATTAAAAGTGTTGTTGCTCTTCCAAAAAAGTAATATTTAAAAACATATAAATACTGGGATAGCCATAATAGCAGGCTGCTTTGTGCCAAGTGCCAGGCCAAAAACAATACCTGATAAAAAAGTTTTGTCGATACATAAAAGATAAAAACTCCACAAAATAAAAAACGACATAAGCACATCTATAAATACCGTTGGGCCAAATACGATATTGTAAGGAGAGACAGCGAGCAGAAATGATGCCCAGAGAGCAGTTTTTCTATTAAAGAGTCTTATGCAGATGAGATATATTAAGAATATGCCGGCTATACTTCCGATGAGATTCGGGAGTCTGAGAACATTAACATGATTGCCTAAAACCTTAACAAACGGAGCTGCTACATAGAAGAAAACAGGAGGTCTGTCTACATCGGTTGAGCGAAAGAGCCAGTCACCTTTCGTTGCAATATCTAAAACATAGGAGCCATGCAATCCTTCATCACAGTGAAAATCATGAGTTGAAAACACACTCAGCCTGAACGCCACACCAAGTAATATGATTGCAATTAATGGAACATTCCAATCCCTGTTGTTCCAGACGTCTCTAAACTTGCTTATGGATTCTGTCTTCATTTAAAATATTCCCTTTCTGTCATTGCCCGAAAGCGTTCGGGGGGAATTCGGGTGGTTAAGAATTGATTCTCATTCATTGCTTTACTCTCAATGCAATTGACTAATTTGATTAATTATATATTTTTCTAAATAGGTTGAGTCTTGCTTAAATCCGTCGTAGATTTTTATAATTTCGCTTAGACGAAAAAACTTTGTTTTTGTGCTATAGTCATTCGTATGTACTGTAGGAAATAGCAAATCATATGGCTCGTTACTAATATCAATATCTAAGTGAGATGTTGAATGATGAAATATGTCTTTTCTGATTTCCTTTAATTTCCTATGCCAATTCGCAGACAACCATTGTTTTTTAGGTAATTCTGCTACAGAGAGGTTTCTTTTGAAAACGTTTTTCAAGTATCTTGATAGTTTCTTTGCTGCTTTTTCCATCAATTCACAACACGAACGTAATTCAAATATAAGCGAATCAATATCAATAAGTAAGGGATATTTTATCTCAATGGGAATATCCAAAGAACATTTATCATTATTATCATTATCTTTGTTTCTATTATAAATATACGGAGCTAGTCGTTCTTTCTCTTTATTTATCCTCCTAACAATAAAAGGGAGAAATTCGAGGTTAAGGCTTATAGCAAATATGGTATTGCAAAATTCATCTTCTCTAAGTTTTTTTAGTTTATATTTTTTGTTTCTTTTTTCAGCATCATTAAAAGCATTCCAAATAGCATGGCTCCAATCATGATGAGTTGAGATATATCCTGTATATAATACTTTTTTAGGAAGTTTTTGTTTCATTTTCTCCCATTATACCCCACCATCCATCAAACCATAAAGGAAAAAGAAAAGGATAATACCCTATTCATTGCCCCATTCATATATTTATTACCCTATTCGTTTCCATTTCGCGGACTGTCCCTTGCCAAGACAGACAATTCGCTTTTCTTTCTGCAATTGCCTGAACACGACTCTGATCATATCCCTGCTGACACCAGGACATAATCTCTCAATATCAGATATGGCAAACTCTCCAACTTCCTTTTCAACCGCAGCAGTGATTATCTCTGTTTTTACCCCTCTTAGAGGCTTTATGCTTCCTGCGCGTTCTTCAAATTCCTTATATGCTCCAAGCACTATTCCAAGAAAATAATTGAACCATGGGGAAATATCATGCTTTGATTGGTGCCATTTTTGCGAACTCTTATTCAGTGATTCGTAATATGTTTCCTTTGACTGTTCAGTAATACGCTCAAGACTTATGTATTTAGTCACCTGATAATCATGCTGGTAGAGAGCCAATAATGTCAAAAGTCTGGATACTCTGCCATTACCATCTCTGAATGGGTGAATGCATAAGAAGTCAAGCACCAAACAGGCAACGGCATAGAGCTCAGGATACTTTAATTGATTGACGCTGTTTTCATACGCAAGGCATAGTTGTTCGATCATAGCCGGTATTTTACCTGAGCCTACGGGTTTAAAGATAATCTCAACACGGCCATCAGGATATTTGCGGATAATATCGTTGTCTTTCTCTTTCCATTTCCCTGCATCCCATACTTCACCACGGCACAAACGATGTAACTCTTTGATTGTCTCCGGCGTTATGCGAAGACTTGTGTTTTTTTTATGTATCAGATCAAGCGCCCTGCGATAACCCGCCACTTCTTCCTCGGGGCGATCATGCGGTTTGCTCCTGCCGATAATAAGAGGCTTAAGCCGATTACTCTCAATTGTCACGCCCTCAATACGATTGGATGATTCTGCGCTCTCAATAAGCGCCATCTCAACAAGTGATTTCAGAATCTGAGGGGACTGTTTTGTATATAATTCCTGTTTGCCTTTGCATTCGGAAATAGAATTCATTAACCATACAGCGCCCAAAGGCAGCTTAACAGTGTCGTCTTTAAAGGAATGCATATTTACCTCGTTTATTTGTGATTATACCCCACCATCCATCAAACCATAAAGGAAAAAGGGATGGATTTTTATGTCCCAAACACAATCTTTGATTTTTCAATACTAATATGTCTTAGGGGAACTCCTAGAAATAGGCTCTTTAAATCAAATAAAGGGTTTAGTTTTTTTGATACCAAAGGCAGTAACCACGAAGGAATTTTTATATTACCAAGTCTTGCATTTACCAGATATATCTCTACGGTAGCCCTATCCTTGATATTAAGTGTTCCGCTCATCTGAAAATTAATATCTCTGCCCAATAAATGCGCAGTTCCATCTAATTCCATGTTTTTGCCGGAACCGGTTAAATAGCAAGTGGTTACCTGCTTATTTGTACTTAAAATATGATTTGTAATATCCTCAATAGAGACCTCTACATATATATTATTGCTCTGCGCAGGTATAAGTTTATGATATAAGAAAAGAGCCTCCGGATTTATGCGGGCATCTTTCCATGTAAGCTTTATCAGCCCTTTAAATTTCCTGCCAAGTTTTATGCCGGAGGCAGTGCAGATAATATCTCCCAGCTTTCCTTCGTTTAAATCAAGTTTGTCCCCGGATGCTAATGTTATTTGGAACTCTTTGGGATTGCGCCATGCCCTTTCAAATATTGCTTTCAGATAAGCTTCAAGTTTTTTAGAATTTTTGTATGAATTAATATTTGCAGAA harbors:
- a CDS encoding glycosyltransferase family 39 protein — protein: MKTESISKFRDVWNNRDWNVPLIAIILLGVAFRLSVFSTHDFHCDEGLHGSYVLDIATKGDWLFRSTDVDRPPVFFYVAAPFVKVLGNHVNVLRLPNLIGSIAGIFLIYLICIRLFNRKTALWASFLLAVSPYNIVFGPTVFIDVLMSFFILWSFYLLCIDKTFLSGIVFGLALGTKQPAIMAIPVFICF
- a CDS encoding Fic family protein, whose protein sequence is MHSFKDDTVKLPLGAVWLMNSISECKGKQELYTKQSPQILKSLVEMALIESAESSNRIEGVTIESNRLKPLIIGRSKPHDRPEEEVAGYRRALDLIHKKNTSLRITPETIKELHRLCRGEVWDAGKWKEKDNDIIRKYPDGRVEIIFKPVGSGKIPAMIEQLCLAYENSVNQLKYPELYAVACLVLDFLCIHPFRDGNGRVSRLLTLLALYQHDYQVTKYISLERITEQSKETYYESLNKSSQKWHQSKHDISPWFNYFLGIVLGAYKEFEERAGSIKPLRGVKTEIITAAVEKEVGEFAISDIERLCPGVSRDMIRVVFRQLQKEKRIVCLGKGQSAKWKRIG